In a genomic window of Macrobrachium rosenbergii isolate ZJJX-2024 chromosome 44, ASM4041242v1, whole genome shotgun sequence:
- the LOC136829251 gene encoding ankyrin repeat, PH and SEC7 domain containing protein secG-like — protein sequence MVEGDDEMTELPRGQQDGHSVVNIDDDPEETNNPQQNESSTSGIGKMSIHHAAKLGRLNELREILRDNADSVSQSDARGRTPLHLAAENLHLGCCEELLRISKKVVNWKDNSGNTPLLLSISSGDTSSEVTRLLIQHSGNVNATTKSSQTAVHIAAEKGNAKTLKLLLGNDKCNLNAEDNENTTPLHLAAKNGHVDVCQELINLGADKDARDRRKCTPLHLAARRGFHACMNLLISSECQVDPVDEQGNTPLHSYCKHTKNRPECIKLLLDAKANVNLRNKCGKTPFHLAQSLPFETKKVFEASAVDLLVTDNKGKTALHYAAEKHNSCKHVDFILNMEATKTVDVEHFINIQDAQGYTALHIAARLGELDTCRSLIKKRVDINSSCKNQETALHKAAENGHRQTIELLIDKGVKVNLKNAQSFTALHLAAKSGYAECCETLIRKGHNVRETDSAGNSVLHIAVEHERIPCISAIIRAHPASVSFTDENGKTPLHKAVEKKLLGCCEALLESKDIDLWTKDVPSPVRIAYENEFFDGFHLLLMKCKHGDKNQDIDFRKVLKLALQNSNRQVVQSITDSVYWEESLQPYYVSGRQGDDGGNETHNLNLSSMVGQYHELAEKVFDKCMAKQMTTEGNKKDNADVDCNRDYFKTEYLDEILEQKDEGIQDEREEFLRDPDRSASESEAFDSGTGKLKAGVRTNTANSEWRKQHVLAVAVRGNHQRLVCHPIVKRWVQYKWEKYIWLWFYISAALAAAHAVLLTTFAAVSWDWRAMYDKYGLNQSEVCKFDVRLVGPEVAELLIKEAEIPNGISYALYAIMALWLASNIYKIIRLQGLRKEIILSTVCIVADFPFLWNFSHCSQQTFVREDWQWVAGPVAVVFSWILAYYAASRHLLYNLKFFSFYIFLSAAKDIIIPLTIPTLVGFVFYILTSKGSLTLIINMNWLFTFFQGMPSRGTLCMMVLVAVVFLARLRSDGADRGGEHEFDKIADAIRLILDFDLLFPCFRKRFYVAKIPAEREREKSRLVPEILKARRTLTQTRYNT from the exons ATGGTGGAAGGCGACGACGAGATGACTGAACTTCCTCGTGGACAACAGGATGGTCACA GTGTCGTGAACATCGATGATGATCCTGAAGAAACGAACAATCCGCAGCAAAATGA GTCTTCAACCTCGGGGATTGGAAAG atgTCAATCCACCACGCAGCAAAGTTAGGAAGATTAAACGAGCTACGGGAAATCTTAAGGGACAATGCAGACTCCGTGAGTCAGTCGGATGCACGCGGTAGAACGCCTCTTCATCTCGCTGCTGAGAACTTGCATTTAGGATGCTGCGAGGAGCTACTGAGGATCAGTAAGAAAGTAGTTAACTGGAAGGATAATTCTGGCAACACACCTCTGCTGCTCTCAATATCCTCTGGTGACACGTCATCTGAGGTCACGAGGCTACTCATACAACATTCAGGAAACGTCAATGCAACGACCAAGTCAAGTCAAACTGCAGTGCACATTGCGGCGGAGAAAGGAAACGCGAAGACGCTGAAATTACTTCTAGGCAATGACAAATGCAATCTGAACGCCGAGGACAATGAGAACACAACCCCCCTTCACTTAGCTGCCAAAAACGGTCATGTGGATGTGTGCCAGGAGTTAATCAACTTGGGAGCGGATAAAGACGCGCGAGATAGAAGAAAATGCACCCCACTTCACCTGGCTGCTCGAAGGGGGTTTCATGCATGTATGAATTTGCTGATTTCTTCTGAATGCCAAGTTGATCCAGTGGATGAGCAAGGCAACACGCCACTCCACTCTTACTGCAAACATACGAAGAATAGGCCCGAGTGTATTAAGCTGCTGTTAGATGCAAAAGCCAATGTTAATTTAAGAAACAAATGCGGCAAAACTCCTTTTCACTTGGCCCAGTCGTTGCCGTTCGAAACTAAAAAGGTTTTCGAAGCAAGCGCTGTCGATTTATTAGTCACAGATAACAAGGGAAAGACAGCCTTACACTATGCAGCAGAGAAACACAATTCTTGTAAGCATGTGGATTTCATACTCAATATGGAGGCGACGAAAACAGTCGATGTTGAGCATTTCATTAACATCCAGGATGCTCAGGGTTATACTGCTCTCCACATCGCAGCTAGACTGGGTGAGCTGGATACCTGTAGGTCTCTGATCAAGAAAAGAGTGGATATAAACTCCTCCTGTAAAAATCAAGAAACAGCACTTCACAAGGCTGCTGAGAATGGGCACAGACAGACAATCGAGCTGTTGATTGACAAAGGGGTCAAAGTGAATTTAAAGAATGCCCAATCGTTCACTGCTCTCCATCTTGCGGCGAAAAGCGGTTACGCCGAGTGCTGCGAGACGCTGATAAGAAAAGGCCACAACGTAAGGGAAACTGACTCAGCAGGGAATTCCGTTCTCCACATAGCTGTGGAACACGAACGCATTCCATGTATCAGCGCCATCATTAGAGCGCACCCAGCTTCAGTTTCCTTTACAGACGAGAATGGAAAAACCCCTTTGCACAAAGCtgtggaaaagaaattattaggATGCTGCGAAGCTTTGTTGGAATCAAAAGACATTGATCTCTGGACCAAAGATGTTCCAAGCCCTGTTCGGATAGCGTATGAAAACGAGTTCTTTGACGGATTTCACCTCCTCCTCATGAAATGTAAGCACGGTGATAAGAATCAAGACATAGACTTCCGAAAGGTTTTAAAATTAGCACTACAGAACTCAAACAG ACAAGTTGTCCAGAGTATAACAGACAGCGTGTACTGGGAAGAAAGTCTGCAGCCTTACTATGTCTCAGGCAGACAGGGAGATGACGGTGGCAATGAAACACACAACTTGAATCTTAGTAGTATGGTTGGACAATATCATGAACTGGCTGAAAAGGTATTTGATAAATGTATGGCCAAGCAAATGACGACCGAGGGGAACAAAAAAGATAATGCTGATGTCGACTGCAACAGAGATTACTTCAAAACAGAATATCTGGATGAGATACTTGAACAAAAAG ACGAAGGGATTCAGGATGAAAGGGAGGAGTTTCTACGTGATCCCGACCGCTCAGCCTCAGAATCTGAAGCCTTTGACTCGGGAACTGGCAAACTGAAAGCAGGCGTGAGGACAAACACAGCGAATTCAGAGTGGCGGAAGCAGCACGTGTTAGCTGTTGCAGTTCGTGGAAACCACCAGAGACTGGTGTGCCACCCAATTGTCAAGCGGTGGGTTCAGTACAAGTGGGAAAAGTATATCTGGCTCTGGTTTTACATCTCTGCGGCGCTGGCTGCTGCACACGCAGTTCTGCTGACAACATTTGCTGCTGTTTCCTG GGACTGGCGAGCTATGTACGACAAATACGGACTGAACCAGTCGGAAGTTTGCAAGTTCGACGTCAGATTAGTGGGGCCAGAAGTAGCTGAGCTGCTGATAAAGGAAGCGGAAATACCAAACGGCATCTCATATGCTCTATATGCAATTATGGCTCTCTGGCTAGCCAGcaacatttacaaaattataagg CTACAGGGGCTGAGGAaggaaattattctctctacAGTTTGCATCGTAGCAGACTTCCCCTTTCTTTGGAACTTCAGCCATTGCTCACAACAGACGTTCGTTAGAGAG GACTGGCAATGGGTAGCTGGTCCAGTAGCCGTGGTCTTCTCTTGGATTCTGGCATACTACGCTGCCAGCAGACATCTGCTCTACAATCTGAAGTTTTTCAGCTTCTACATCTTTCTCTCTGCAGCGAAGGATATCATCATTCCCCTCACCATTCCTACACTCGTCGGGTTTGTCTTCTACATCCTCACATCAAAGGGAAGTTTAACGCTGATAATCAATATGAACTGGCTGTTTACCTTCTTCCAAGGAATGCCCTCCCGTGGAACTCTGTGCATGATGGTGTTGGTAGCAGTGGTGTTTCTGGCTCGACTAAGGAGCGACGGAGCGGACCGTGGCGGAGAGCACGAGTTTGACAAAATTGCCGATGCTATCAGACTGATTCTGGACTTCGATTTGCTCTTTCCGTGCTTCAGGAAACGATTCTACGTCGCGAAGatacctgcagagagagagagagagaaaagtcggTTGGTTCCAGAAATACTTAAAGCGCGTAGGACACTCACGCAAACGCGCTATAATACGTAA